The Armatimonadota bacterium genome includes a window with the following:
- a CDS encoding endonuclease III encodes MTPRARLSEAIRLLRRHYGNPPAPEPEDPLDALIATILSQNTAGANSSRAFSRLKQRFPRWEDVLKAPLADLEEAIRPGGLAPQKAPRIREILMHQLREQGELSLDFLKGMHDTAAMEWLQSLPGVGPKTAACVLLFSLGRAVYPVDTHVHRVALRLGLAPQGTAPGKLQEILQNLSRPEDRFAGHVLMVRLGREICRPRNPRCHSCPLGEVCPAAACQGARVGA; translated from the coding sequence GTGACTCCCCGCGCCAGGCTGTCCGAAGCCATCCGCCTGTTGCGGCGGCATTACGGGAACCCTCCCGCTCCGGAGCCTGAGGATCCGCTGGATGCCCTGATCGCCACCATCCTTTCGCAGAACACCGCTGGCGCCAACTCGTCGCGGGCGTTCTCGCGCCTGAAACAGCGCTTCCCACGTTGGGAGGACGTTCTGAAAGCTCCACTGGCAGATCTGGAAGAGGCCATCCGGCCGGGCGGTCTGGCTCCGCAAAAGGCCCCGCGCATACGCGAGATTCTGATGCACCAGTTGCGTGAACAGGGAGAACTCTCCCTGGACTTCCTGAAAGGAATGCACGACACCGCGGCGATGGAATGGTTGCAGTCCCTGCCCGGCGTTGGCCCGAAAACCGCGGCCTGCGTGCTGCTCTTCTCTCTGGGCAGAGCCGTCTATCCCGTGGACACGCACGTGCATCGGGTGGCTTTGAGGCTTGGACTCGCTCCGCAGGGCACTGCGCCGGGCAAGCTGCAGGAGATCCTGCAAAATCTTTCCAGACCGGAAGACCGGTTCGCCGGACACGTGCTGATGGTACGGCTGGGACGGGAGATATGCCGCCCGCGCAATCCCCGATGCCACTCCTGCCCACTGGGGGAGGTCTGTCCCGCCGCGGCCTGCCAAGGCGCCCGCGTTGGTGCATAA
- a CDS encoding histidine kinase: protein MRYARDILAKKGHQVASAYTDQTVLDAAKLMNDRRIGCLVVTRGETVVGIFSERDILTRVVAEQRDPATTKVGEVMTTPCVVVTPDTELEQCQAIMSEKRIRHLPVVDEGRLVGIISSGDIMASQKVELEAAVQMLHEYIYGDAPGVSGS, encoded by the coding sequence ATGCGATACGCGAGAGACATCCTTGCCAAGAAGGGCCACCAGGTGGCTTCCGCCTACACCGACCAGACTGTGCTTGACGCCGCGAAGCTGATGAACGACCGGCGCATCGGGTGTCTGGTGGTTACGCGCGGGGAGACGGTGGTCGGCATCTTCAGTGAACGCGACATCCTGACTCGCGTGGTGGCCGAGCAGCGCGATCCGGCAACCACCAAAGTCGGCGAGGTGATGACCACACCGTGCGTCGTGGTGACACCGGATACCGAGCTGGAGCAGTGCCAGGCCATCATGTCCGAGAAGCGCATTCGTCACCTCCCCGTGGTGGACGAGGGACGGTTGGTGGGAATCATCAGCAGCGGTGACATCATGGCCAGCCAGAAGGTTGAGTTGGAAGCCGCCGTGCAGATGCTCCACGAATACATCTACGGGGACGCACCCGGCGTTTCCGGTTCCTGA
- a CDS encoding phospholipase — MARPALLALILLLVTPGTPAGAADAGTVSEREFQKTIQKRVHYRYLLFLPASYATGKEKRFPLILFLHGAGERRGGLEVLRDLGPMAYAVKTKDFPFIVAAPKCPEGRDWDPDALGALLDDLQARLRVDPKRVYLTGFSMGGAGTWELAMEQSSRFAAVAPVCGRAIPLLAGNLWRTPVHAFHGEDDDVVPLSNSRDMIELLRGMGNRDANLTVFPGEKHEIWGRVYSDPGLYQWFLQHSLPDKPAGR; from the coding sequence ATGGCCAGACCTGCGCTTCTTGCCCTTATTCTGCTTCTGGTGACCCCGGGGACACCGGCCGGCGCAGCCGATGCCGGGACCGTTTCAGAACGAGAATTCCAGAAGACGATTCAGAAGCGTGTCCATTACCGCTACCTGCTGTTCTTGCCTGCCAGCTATGCAACCGGGAAAGAAAAGCGCTTTCCGCTCATCCTGTTCCTGCACGGCGCCGGCGAGCGGCGGGGCGGGCTGGAGGTTCTCCGGGATCTCGGACCGATGGCCTACGCCGTCAAAACGAAGGATTTCCCCTTCATCGTGGCCGCTCCGAAATGTCCCGAGGGGCGCGACTGGGATCCGGACGCCCTGGGGGCGCTACTGGACGACCTGCAGGCCAGACTGCGCGTGGATCCAAAGCGCGTCTATCTGACCGGCTTCAGCATGGGCGGCGCGGGAACCTGGGAACTGGCGATGGAGCAGAGCTCCCGCTTCGCGGCTGTCGCGCCTGTGTGTGGGAGGGCCATCCCGCTTCTGGCCGGCAACCTGTGGCGGACTCCCGTGCACGCTTTCCACGGGGAAGACGACGACGTGGTGCCACTCTCCAACTCCCGGGATATGATCGAGCTCCTGCGTGGGATGGGGAACCGAGATGCCAACCTGACCGTCTTTCCCGGCGAGAAGCATGAGATCTGGGGCCGGGTATATTCAGACCCCGGACTCTATCAGTGGTTCCTGCAGCACTCCCTCCCCGACAAGCCTGCAGGCCGGTGA
- a CDS encoding N-acetylmannosaminyltransferase: MIGALPSEERQERDRAWIFGLPVDLVDRPQALQEAASIIERGGPGLIVTADASALIIARRDDAFARIMRSADLVTADGAGVVRALRHLGHPVRERVCGVDLVVDLSGLAAERGWRIFLLGAAPGVAERAAENLQKRFPGLQLAGVHHGFFSDDASIVRQIRDSRADLLFIGMGMPRQEKWFWEHRNELGVRLAMGVGGSLDVLSGRVKRAPEFFQRHGLEWLYRFACAPKKSSRKIVLLPLFAGLTFAEARRRRKDRQTTGDHEQSGD; encoded by the coding sequence GTGATCGGGGCGCTTCCGTCTGAAGAGCGGCAGGAGAGGGACCGGGCCTGGATCTTCGGTCTGCCGGTGGATCTGGTGGACCGGCCGCAGGCGCTGCAGGAGGCTGCCAGCATCATTGAGCGCGGCGGGCCCGGGCTCATTGTCACCGCGGATGCATCCGCGCTCATCATCGCAAGACGCGACGACGCGTTCGCCCGCATCATGCGTTCCGCAGATCTTGTCACTGCCGACGGGGCCGGAGTGGTGCGGGCTCTCAGGCATCTGGGGCATCCGGTGCGGGAACGCGTCTGCGGGGTGGATCTTGTGGTGGATCTTTCGGGCCTCGCCGCGGAGCGCGGTTGGCGCATCTTTCTGCTGGGAGCTGCGCCGGGTGTAGCGGAGCGCGCTGCGGAGAATCTTCAGAAGAGATTCCCGGGTCTTCAGCTCGCCGGAGTCCACCACGGCTTTTTTAGCGATGACGCATCCATCGTGCGCCAGATCCGGGACTCACGCGCCGATCTGCTGTTCATCGGCATGGGCATGCCCCGCCAGGAGAAATGGTTCTGGGAGCACCGGAACGAGCTGGGCGTCCGTCTGGCGATGGGAGTGGGAGGTTCGCTGGACGTGTTGAGCGGGCGGGTAAAGCGCGCTCCCGAGTTCTTTCAGCGGCACGGTCTGGAATGGCTGTACCGGTTCGCGTGCGCCCCGAAGAAATCGTCGAGGAAGATCGTTCTGCTGCCGCTGTTCGCCGGTCTGACCTTCGCGGAGGCCAGACGCAGGCGGAAAGACAGGCAGACTACAGGAGACCATGAGCAAAGCGGAGACTAG
- a CDS encoding lipid A biosynthesis acyltransferase yields the protein MALRDNWVGRLEAGAGLMALQGLNAVARRCPEALLEPLGKGVGRFVFRASRRYREVALRNLQSVFAAERSAAEIRDLARSVFEHFGRVALEFFWLQRVRPERLMQLVDFPEELQNTLRQLIGRGRGAILITAHFGNWELLGRVMAARGYPLSVVARDSDDPTQAGFVNSIRAQGGLGIISRGEPVGRMLEVLRRNEFLAILPDQNTIRDPLFVPFFGRLASVAPGVALLAIRSGSPILPGFATRTATGWRVDSYPEVPVPQSGPLKDRILEVSAAYTAIIEQHIRRYPEQWLWFHDRWRRRPDEEQNEEQV from the coding sequence ATGGCACTGCGCGACAACTGGGTCGGGCGTTTGGAGGCCGGAGCGGGACTTATGGCGCTTCAGGGATTGAACGCCGTGGCGCGCCGCTGTCCGGAGGCGTTGCTGGAGCCGCTGGGGAAAGGTGTGGGACGTTTCGTCTTCCGGGCGTCCCGGAGATATCGGGAAGTGGCGCTGCGGAACCTGCAGTCTGTCTTCGCTGCTGAACGTTCTGCGGCTGAGATACGAGACCTGGCGCGTTCGGTCTTCGAGCATTTTGGACGGGTGGCGCTGGAGTTCTTCTGGCTGCAGAGGGTCCGGCCGGAGCGTCTGATGCAACTGGTGGACTTTCCCGAAGAGCTCCAGAACACTCTGCGTCAGCTGATTGGCCGCGGCCGTGGTGCCATCCTGATTACGGCGCATTTCGGCAACTGGGAGCTTCTGGGGCGAGTGATGGCCGCCAGAGGTTATCCTCTCTCCGTTGTGGCCAGGGATTCGGACGATCCCACTCAGGCCGGTTTTGTCAACAGCATCAGAGCGCAGGGCGGATTGGGCATCATCAGCCGGGGAGAGCCTGTGGGGAGGATGCTGGAGGTGTTGCGGCGCAACGAGTTTCTGGCGATCCTGCCGGACCAGAACACCATTCGGGATCCGCTGTTCGTGCCGTTTTTCGGGCGGCTGGCCTCCGTCGCTCCCGGTGTGGCGCTCCTGGCTATCCGGTCCGGGTCCCCGATCCTGCCAGGGTTCGCCACCCGGACCGCCACCGGGTGGAGAGTGGACAGTTACCCCGAGGTTCCGGTGCCGCAGTCGGGTCCGCTGAAGGACAGGATTCTGGAGGTGTCCGCCGCATATACGGCGATCATCGAGCAGCACATCAGACGCTATCCGGAGCAGTGGCTCTGGTTCCACGACCGCTGGCGCCGCCGGCCGGACGAAGAACAGAACGAGGAGCAGGTTTGA
- a CDS encoding putative methyltransferase: MTRAANIPPCRICGNGAGNREHRFREMMFGTGEEFLYLECGSCGCLQIAEIPPDLGRFYGTGHAGLVADPQILAGSALKRLLRRLRDLHTVTGRGTVGSLLGLLQPPMPALQALARLHPPRTARILDVGCGSGYFLWSLYNAGFRNLLGIDPYLPEEKELAPGLVLLKKELADVAGEWDIITFIDSFEHVPDPQTSLQAAAERLGGDGWILIRTPVVPCEAFRRYGEHWVQADAPRHLHIPSIRAMEHLAASSGLTLEHVVYDSTDFQFWGSEQYRREVPLVAEDSYFLNPARSIFTPDQIRHFVREADDLNRRGEGDSAVFYLRRTVPGG; the protein is encoded by the coding sequence ATGACTCGGGCCGCTAACATCCCTCCTTGCCGCATTTGCGGTAACGGGGCGGGCAACCGGGAGCATCGCTTCCGGGAGATGATGTTCGGGACGGGCGAGGAGTTCCTTTATCTGGAGTGCGGTTCCTGCGGCTGCCTTCAGATTGCGGAGATCCCGCCTGACCTGGGGCGTTTTTACGGCACGGGGCATGCAGGGCTGGTGGCGGATCCGCAGATACTGGCGGGCTCGGCGCTCAAACGCCTGCTAAGGCGCTTGCGCGACCTCCACACCGTGACCGGCAGAGGCACCGTGGGCTCGCTTCTGGGACTGTTGCAACCCCCGATGCCGGCCCTGCAAGCTCTGGCGCGGCTTCATCCGCCAAGGACGGCCCGCATCCTGGACGTGGGGTGCGGGTCCGGATACTTCCTCTGGTCTCTGTACAACGCAGGGTTCAGGAACCTGCTCGGGATAGATCCCTACCTGCCGGAAGAGAAAGAGCTGGCCCCGGGACTAGTACTGCTGAAGAAGGAGCTGGCTGACGTTGCTGGAGAGTGGGACATCATAACGTTCATAGATTCCTTTGAGCACGTGCCCGACCCGCAAACCAGTCTTCAGGCCGCTGCCGAGCGTCTCGGAGGAGATGGCTGGATCCTCATCCGCACTCCGGTGGTTCCCTGCGAGGCGTTCCGGCGCTACGGGGAGCACTGGGTCCAGGCAGACGCACCCAGGCACCTGCACATCCCGTCCATCCGCGCGATGGAGCATCTGGCGGCCTCAAGCGGCCTGACGCTGGAACATGTCGTCTACGACTCGACGGATTTCCAGTTCTGGGGCAGTGAGCAGTACCGCCGCGAAGTCCCGCTGGTGGCGGAGGACTCTTATTTTCTGAATCCGGCGCGCTCCATCTTCACTCCCGATCAAATCCGCCACTTTGTGCGCGAGGCCGACGATCTGAACCGCCGCGGTGAAGGGGACAGCGCGGTGTTCTACCTGCGACGGACTGTGCCGGGCGGCTGA
- a CDS encoding iron transporter, with product MSTQVVTISAEATPNPNTVKLNVGRVLLERGVLNYTSRERAEESLLASKLFENEAIAGVMIGRDFISLTKRPEAQWADVAPEVDTIRKLLESGERLFPERTAEPDEATSEIEQRIREVLDRDIRPAVAMDGGDIEFYSFDDGVVTLRLQGACGSCPSSALTLKMGVENRLRQLIPEVKEVVQI from the coding sequence ATGAGCACACAGGTGGTCACCATATCCGCCGAAGCCACACCCAACCCGAACACCGTCAAGCTCAACGTGGGGCGGGTGCTGCTGGAGCGCGGAGTCCTGAACTATACCAGCCGGGAGCGGGCTGAAGAGTCGCTTCTTGCGTCGAAGCTGTTTGAGAACGAAGCCATCGCGGGCGTGATGATCGGCAGGGATTTCATTTCGCTGACCAAGCGGCCCGAGGCTCAGTGGGCCGATGTCGCCCCGGAAGTGGATACCATCCGCAAGCTGCTGGAATCCGGCGAAAGGCTTTTCCCCGAGAGGACGGCAGAGCCGGATGAGGCCACCAGCGAGATCGAGCAGCGGATCCGCGAAGTGCTGGACCGGGACATCCGCCCAGCCGTGGCGATGGACGGGGGTGATATCGAGTTCTACAGCTTCGACGATGGAGTGGTCACTTTGCGCCTGCAGGGAGCCTGCGGCTCCTGTCCCAGCTCGGCGCTGACCCTCAAGATGGGGGTGGAGAACCGTCTCAGGCAGCTGATCCCCGAGGTGAAAGAGGTCGTGCAGATCTAA
- a CDS encoding glycosyl transferase — MSIGESNGNARRVLIVRLSSIGDTILTTPLLAAIRDSSPQTEVDWVVGQKSRQIVEMCEGVSRIFTFPKVYGPRMAIQDPAGALEFSRTLRQLKAEMGERCYDLALDVQGLLKSALATAISGARLKMGWSRPWAREFSWLFTDVHLPMRNDCHVVESWLDLTRAAGFREKQVRFPLRVPEDALTEARTFLESIRGDGPVVVMNMGASKREKCWQAASFARLAEMVRRDTGGVSVFCWGSDWEKEMAEEAARLSGGAGVVSFRTTLFTLGALVQLCDAYVGADTGPTHLAAALGRPVVALFGVTNPRRVAPFGREDGVISRYDGPIDGVKVAAEDTSAMASITPEEVYQRLRPLLGQERNR; from the coding sequence TTGAGCATCGGCGAGTCAAACGGCAATGCGCGGAGGGTATTGATCGTCAGGTTGTCCTCCATCGGGGACACCATCCTCACGACCCCTCTGCTTGCGGCCATCCGGGATTCGTCTCCCCAGACGGAGGTGGACTGGGTGGTGGGCCAGAAGTCCCGTCAGATTGTGGAGATGTGCGAAGGTGTCTCGCGGATTTTCACGTTTCCCAAGGTATACGGTCCCCGGATGGCCATACAGGATCCGGCGGGAGCCCTGGAGTTCTCCCGGACGCTGCGCCAACTGAAGGCGGAGATGGGTGAGCGCTGCTATGACCTGGCCCTGGATGTGCAGGGGCTTCTGAAAAGCGCTCTTGCGACCGCCATCTCGGGGGCGCGCCTCAAGATGGGATGGAGCCGTCCGTGGGCCCGGGAGTTCAGTTGGCTTTTCACGGACGTGCACCTGCCTATGCGAAACGACTGTCACGTCGTTGAATCCTGGCTGGACCTCACCCGCGCCGCCGGGTTCCGGGAGAAGCAGGTGCGTTTTCCCCTGCGCGTCCCGGAAGACGCTCTGACCGAAGCGCGCACGTTTCTGGAAAGCATCCGGGGAGACGGACCCGTCGTCGTCATGAACATGGGTGCCAGCAAACGGGAGAAGTGCTGGCAGGCCGCGAGCTTCGCCCGGCTGGCGGAGATGGTCCGGCGGGATACGGGCGGGGTCAGTGTGTTCTGCTGGGGAAGCGACTGGGAAAAAGAGATGGCCGAGGAAGCGGCGCGCCTGTCCGGGGGCGCAGGCGTTGTCTCCTTCCGCACCACGCTTTTCACGCTGGGGGCGCTCGTCCAGCTTTGCGATGCTTATGTCGGAGCCGATACAGGCCCCACTCATCTGGCTGCCGCCCTGGGCAGGCCTGTGGTGGCGCTTTTCGGGGTTACCAACCCGCGCCGTGTTGCCCCCTTCGGACGCGAGGATGGTGTTATCAGCCGATATGACGGTCCGATTGACGGTGTGAAAGTGGCCGCCGAAGACACGTCTGCGATGGCGAGCATCACGCCGGAAGAGGTATACCAGCGGCTGCGTCCGCTCCTCGGGCAGGAGCGGAACCGGTAG
- the ahcY gene encoding adenosylhomocysteinase has product MSTTSSTICDVKDLGLAEQGRLRVEYAAQEMPVLALIRERFEREKPLEGLRITACLHVTSETANLAITLKAGGADVRVCASNPLSTQDDSAAHLVAHHGIPVFAIKGEDNETYYRHINAALDHGPHITMDDGADTVSVIHQQRRDLAANIIGGTEETTTGVIRLRSMEREGVLLYPIVAVNDADTKHLFDNRYGTGQSTIDGIIRATNRLMAGKTFVVAGYGWCGRGVAMRAKGMGAHVIVTEVDPTRALEAALDGFVVMPMADAARVGDFFCTLTGNTHVIRPEHFALMKDGAIVSNSGHFDVELDLPGLEKLSRQKRRVREFVDEYTLADGRRIYVLGEGRLVNLAAAEGHPSGVMDMSFANQALASEWMAKNGPSLEKKVYPVPKDLDREVARLKLQSMGILIDSLTDEQRQYLESWTLGT; this is encoded by the coding sequence TTGTCTACGACTTCATCCACCATCTGCGACGTCAAAGACCTGGGGCTTGCCGAGCAGGGCAGGCTGCGCGTGGAGTATGCGGCTCAGGAGATGCCCGTCCTTGCCCTCATCCGGGAGAGATTCGAGAGAGAGAAACCGCTGGAGGGCCTGCGCATCACGGCGTGTTTGCATGTCACCAGCGAGACGGCCAATCTGGCCATCACCCTGAAAGCCGGTGGGGCGGATGTGCGGGTGTGCGCGTCGAACCCGCTCTCCACGCAGGATGACTCCGCCGCGCACCTGGTGGCGCATCACGGGATCCCGGTCTTCGCCATCAAGGGCGAGGACAACGAGACATATTACCGGCACATCAATGCGGCGCTGGATCACGGCCCGCATATCACGATGGATGACGGTGCGGATACGGTCAGCGTTATCCATCAGCAGCGGCGCGACCTTGCCGCCAATATCATCGGCGGGACGGAGGAGACCACGACCGGGGTCATCCGCCTGCGCAGCATGGAGCGGGAAGGGGTGCTGTTGTATCCCATAGTGGCGGTGAACGACGCGGATACGAAGCATCTCTTCGACAACCGCTACGGGACCGGTCAGAGCACCATTGACGGCATCATCCGGGCCACCAACCGCCTGATGGCAGGCAAGACGTTCGTGGTGGCGGGCTACGGCTGGTGCGGCAGAGGAGTGGCCATGCGCGCCAAGGGAATGGGCGCGCACGTCATCGTCACCGAGGTGGATCCCACCCGCGCGCTGGAGGCGGCGCTGGATGGCTTCGTGGTGATGCCGATGGCCGACGCGGCCCGAGTGGGAGACTTCTTCTGCACGCTCACCGGCAACACCCACGTCATCCGCCCCGAGCACTTTGCCCTGATGAAGGACGGGGCCATCGTCTCCAACTCCGGGCACTTCGATGTGGAGCTGGACCTGCCCGGTCTTGAGAAGCTCTCCCGGCAGAAGCGCAGGGTGCGCGAGTTCGTGGATGAGTACACCCTGGCGGACGGCCGCCGCATCTACGTCCTGGGAGAGGGCCGTCTGGTGAATCTTGCGGCTGCCGAGGGGCATCCCTCCGGCGTCATGGACATGAGCTTCGCGAATCAGGCGCTGGCCAGCGAGTGGATGGCCAAGAACGGTCCTTCTCTGGAGAAGAAGGTCTACCCCGTGCCGAAGGATCTGGATCGCGAGGTGGCGCGCCTGAAGCTGCAATCCATGGGCATCCTGATAGACTCGCTGACGGACGAGCAGCGCCAGTATCTGGAGTCCTGGACACTGGGCACCTGA
- the proS gene encoding proline--tRNA ligase, with protein sequence MSKAETSAISPTRAENYPEWYQAVVRAADLAENSPVRGCMVIKPWGYAIWELIQRQLDDRIKATGHENAYFPLFIPLSFLQKEAEHVEGFAKECAVVTHHRLEMRDGRLVPAAELEEPLVVRPTSETVIGDSFARWVQSYRDLPLLINQWANVVRWEMRPRLFLRTAEFLWQEGHTAHATEAEAREETLKMLEVYRSFAEDVLALPVIPGEKPENERFPGAVNTYSIEAMMQDGKALQAGTSHYLGQNFSRAAGIEFLDSDGQRKFAYTTSWGVSTRLIGGVVMTHADDDGLRLPPRIAPKHAVVLPVIPKPEQESAVLAYADEVAARLSAVCYDGQSIRVSVDRRDLRGGEKNWQWVKKGAPLRLEVGPRDVEGRTVALYRRDRPPREKEFVPLEKLVTDMPCLLQEIQDNLFRQALEMRQSRTRTDIATLEEMREFFATGEQDGFVVAKWCGDVASVEVLEEMKVSIRNLPLAQSGTAGRCVLTGREATLDAVFAKAY encoded by the coding sequence ATGAGCAAAGCGGAGACTAGCGCGATATCGCCCACCCGGGCGGAGAACTATCCGGAATGGTATCAGGCGGTGGTACGTGCGGCCGACCTGGCGGAGAACTCGCCGGTGCGGGGCTGCATGGTCATCAAACCATGGGGATACGCCATCTGGGAGCTCATCCAGAGGCAGCTGGACGACCGCATCAAAGCGACCGGTCACGAAAACGCCTATTTTCCCCTGTTCATCCCGCTCAGCTTCCTGCAGAAGGAAGCCGAACACGTGGAGGGGTTCGCCAAGGAGTGCGCCGTGGTCACGCATCACCGGCTGGAGATGCGCGACGGGCGGCTTGTACCGGCGGCGGAGCTGGAGGAACCGCTGGTGGTTCGCCCCACCTCCGAGACGGTGATCGGCGACAGCTTCGCCCGCTGGGTGCAGTCCTACCGGGACCTGCCGCTGCTCATCAATCAGTGGGCCAATGTGGTGCGCTGGGAGATGCGCCCCCGCCTTTTCCTGCGCACGGCGGAGTTCCTGTGGCAGGAGGGCCATACCGCCCACGCCACCGAGGCTGAGGCGCGTGAAGAGACGCTGAAGATGCTGGAGGTCTACCGCTCCTTCGCGGAGGATGTGCTGGCGCTTCCGGTGATCCCGGGTGAGAAACCGGAAAACGAGCGCTTCCCGGGGGCCGTGAACACCTACTCTATCGAAGCGATGATGCAGGACGGGAAGGCCCTCCAGGCAGGCACGTCGCACTACCTGGGGCAGAATTTCTCCCGCGCTGCCGGCATCGAGTTTCTGGATTCGGACGGGCAGCGCAAGTTCGCATACACCACATCCTGGGGGGTGTCCACACGGCTGATCGGCGGGGTGGTGATGACTCACGCCGACGACGACGGGTTGCGGCTGCCGCCCCGGATCGCACCGAAGCACGCGGTGGTTCTTCCCGTCATCCCCAAGCCGGAGCAGGAATCTGCGGTTCTTGCCTACGCCGATGAGGTGGCCGCCCGGCTGTCCGCCGTCTGCTACGACGGCCAGAGCATCCGGGTGTCGGTGGACCGGCGCGACCTGCGTGGGGGTGAGAAGAACTGGCAGTGGGTCAAGAAGGGGGCTCCCCTGCGGCTGGAGGTGGGACCGCGCGACGTGGAGGGGCGCACGGTGGCCCTCTATCGCAGAGACCGTCCGCCGCGGGAGAAGGAGTTCGTCCCGCTGGAGAAGCTGGTGACCGATATGCCGTGCCTGCTGCAGGAGATCCAGGACAATCTTTTCCGCCAGGCGCTTGAGATGCGCCAGAGCCGCACCAGGACGGACATCGCCACCCTGGAAGAGATGAGGGAGTTCTTCGCCACCGGTGAGCAAGATGGCTTCGTGGTGGCCAAATGGTGCGGAGATGTGGCGAGCGTCGAAGTGCTGGAGGAGATGAAGGTCAGTATCCGCAATCTTCCCCTCGCCCAGAGCGGTACGGCCGGGCGCTGCGTGCTGACCGGACGCGAGGCCACTCTGGATGCCGTCTTCGCCAAGGCATACTGA
- a CDS encoding ADP-heptose--LPS heptosyltransferase, whose translation MAGREESRIRCITVFHLNQLGDMVFSLPLLANLRYRYPRARIVSVLRPNLRAVWEMSGLGDEFLIRDRSSRLRDFLPLVRALRKRSPDLCIVQSQTLEPALLAKLSGARERVGFRIAWWDRFLLTRAIPKDTPPSVVNNLRLGEAAGAPSIRKDYVGLLRPPAGERMRMMRRLAEHRVRAHTRLIVLAPGASAGRALKLWTDEGFAAVADHFAAQPGTAVAFAGGESLSGIVSRVSHPVLDFSGATTLPELAALLDRADLLISVDSGPLHMAAAMATPVVGIYGPTDPALTGPMGIGHRVVRLGVPCSPCHLKECSIGRICMKDLPPSAVIQAAEEVLAATRWAADDWQSSLQ comes from the coding sequence ATGGCGGGGAGAGAAGAAAGCCGCATCCGGTGTATCACTGTGTTCCATCTGAACCAGCTGGGTGACATGGTTTTCAGCCTTCCCTTGTTGGCGAACCTGCGCTACCGGTATCCTCGCGCAAGGATTGTCAGTGTGCTCCGGCCTAATCTTCGCGCAGTGTGGGAGATGTCCGGGTTGGGGGATGAGTTCCTGATCCGGGACAGGTCGTCACGTCTCAGGGATTTTCTGCCCCTGGTCCGTGCTCTGCGCAAACGATCGCCGGACCTGTGCATTGTTCAGTCCCAGACGTTGGAGCCGGCCCTGCTTGCGAAACTGTCCGGGGCCCGCGAACGGGTGGGTTTTCGGATTGCGTGGTGGGACCGTTTTCTGCTCACACGGGCCATCCCGAAGGACACACCCCCCTCGGTTGTCAACAATCTCCGGCTCGGAGAGGCCGCCGGCGCACCTTCCATCCGGAAAGACTACGTGGGATTGCTGCGGCCTCCCGCGGGAGAACGGATGCGGATGATGCGTCGGCTTGCGGAGCACCGTGTGAGAGCGCATACCCGCCTCATCGTTCTTGCGCCCGGCGCGAGCGCCGGGAGGGCCCTCAAGCTGTGGACGGACGAGGGTTTCGCCGCCGTGGCCGATCATTTTGCCGCCCAGCCCGGCACGGCGGTCGCATTCGCGGGAGGCGAGAGTTTGTCCGGCATTGTCTCCCGGGTCTCGCATCCGGTCCTTGATTTTTCGGGTGCCACCACCCTGCCGGAACTTGCGGCCCTGCTGGACCGGGCCGACCTCCTGATCTCCGTGGACAGCGGGCCCCTGCACATGGCTGCGGCGATGGCCACCCCGGTAGTCGGAATTTACGGCCCGACGGATCCCGCGCTGACCGGACCGATGGGGATCGGACACCGGGTGGTGCGTCTGGGCGTTCCCTGCAGCCCGTGCCATCTGAAGGAGTGTTCCATTGGGCGCATCTGCATGAAAGATCTGCCTCCGTCTGCCGTTATCCAGGCAGCCGAGGAGGTCCTGGCCGCGACGCGTTGGGCGGCCGATGACTGGCAGTCTTCCCTGCAATGA